The Kwoniella dendrophila CBS 6074 chromosome 3, complete sequence genome contains a region encoding:
- a CDS encoding phenylalanine-tRNA ligase, beta subunit: MPTISVDKAELYRRLEREYSTHEFDELCFDFGIELDEDTTKEVEEARAKGLPTSAPQLKIEIPANRYDLLCLEGLARSLRIFLQKEQPPKYTRSEPENMQQVIVEPSTSPLRPYFASAVLRLSRPMNQLEYESFIDLQDKLHQNLCRQRKFVAIGTHDLDTIKGPFRYMCKDPKEIKFAPLNKDQEYTAEELMTVYETDRHLAKYLNIIRDAPAYPIIYDSNDQVLSMPPIINSQHSKIIAGKTKNIFIDTTATDKTKLDIVINMITTMFAEYTDIPFTIEAVKITMPDGSSHLSPPLAPRTTNASSSYINAATGLTHSREEICTLLTRMSLTAEPSKDDADAIEVQVPPTRPDILHECDIMEDAAIAYGFNNLPQSMPTTNTVAKAFPVNRLGDLIRKECAQAGWIEALPLILCSHDENFKFLNRPDPGNYAVALANPKSLEYQVVRTSLLPGMLKTIRENKALPLPLKIFECSDVTIQDLKQERQAKNYRRLCAVYMDKKSGFETTHGLLDRIMQILGVPFLERKESDKAYGYYIASSEDPTYLPGRAANVYYRSKPNLKATEPTPSTSTSEGPLSTIASTLKSALPSSGNDENKPWSRDVIIGSLGILHPSVLNNFELTRPCSSLEIDVEPLL; encoded by the exons ATG CCTACCATCTCTGTAGATAAAGCTGAACTTTATAGAAGGTTGGAAAGAGAATATTCTACTcatgaatttgatgaattatgtTTCGATTTTGGTATcgaacttgatgaagat ACAActaaagaagtagaagaggcTCGAGCAAAAGGATTACCCACATCAGCACCACAAttaaaaattgaaattccaGCAAATAGATatgatttactttgtttagaaggtttagctaGATCTTTAAGAATTTTCTTACAAAAAGAACAACCACCTAAATATACTAgatctgaacctgaaaatatgCAACAAGTTATTGTTGAACCATCT ACATCACCACTTCGACCATATTTCGCATCAGCTGTATTAAGATTATCTAGACCAATGAATCAATTAGAATATGaatcttttattgatttacaagataaattacatCAAAATTTATGTAGACAAAGAAAATTCGTTGCTATTGGTACACATGATTTAGATACTATAAAAGGTCCATTTAGATATATGTGTAAAGatccaaaagaaattaaatttgCTCCTCTAAATAAAGATCAGGAGTATACTGCAGAAGAATTGATGACTGTTTATGAG ACCGATAGACACCTCGCAAAATACCTTAATATCATCAGGGATGCTCCTGCTTATCCTATTATTTACGATAGTAATGATCAAGTATTATCAATGCCTCCTATCATTAACTCTCAGC ACTCCAAAATCATCGCCGGTAAAACGAAAAATATCTTCATTGATACTACTGCTACTGATAAAACAAAACT CGACATCGTCATTAACATGATCACTACCATGTTTGCCGAGTACACCGACATCCCCTTCAC TATCGAAGCCGTCAAAATCACCATGCCGGACGGTTCATCTCACTTATCACCACCTCTTGCTCCTCGTACCACCAatgcatcttcttcatacaTCAACGCAGCTACAGGTTTAACACATTCTAGAGAAGAAATCTGTACACTCCTCACTCGAATGTCGTTAACAGCTGAACCTTCCAAAGACGACGCGGATGCAATCGAAGTACAAGTCCCACCTACAAGACCTGATATTTTACATGAATGTGATATCATGGAAGATGCTGCTATTGCTTATGGATTCAACAATTTACCTCAATCAATGCCAACAACTAACACTGTCGCAAAAGCTTTCCCAGTGAATAGATTAGGTGATTTGATAAGGAAAGAATGTGCTCAAGCAGGATGGATCGAAGCTTTacctttgattttg TGTTCACACGATGAAAATTTCAAATTTTTAAATAGACCTGATCCAGGAAATTATGCAGTAGCATTAGCTAATCCTAAATCATTAGAATATCAAGTTGTTAgaacatcattattacctggAATGTTAAAAACAATTAGAGAAAATAAAGctttaccattacctttaaaAATTTTTGAATGTTCTGATGTAACTATACAAGATTTAAAACAAGAAAGACAAGCTAAAAATTATAGAAGATTATGTGCAGTTTATATGGATAAAAAATCTGGATTTGAAACTACACATGGTTTATTAGATAGAATTATGCAAATTCTTGGCGTTCCATTTTTAGAACGAAAAGAGAGTGATAAAGCTTATGGTTATTATATTGCTTCTTCTGAAG ACCCAACATATCTCCCTGGTCGAGCTGCCAACGTATACTACAgatcaaaaccaaatttaaAAGCTACTGAACCTACACCTTCcacttcaacatcagaagGTCCATTGTCAACAATTGCATCAACACTCAAATCAGCACTTCCTTCTTCCGGTAATGACGAAAACAAACCTTGGTCAAGGGATGTTATCATTGGTTCACTTGGTATTTTACACCCAAGTGTATTGAATAACTTTGAATTGACTAgaccttgttcttctcttgaaattgatgttgaacctTTGTTATAG